GCGAGACCGAGGTCGTGCGGCTGCGTCCGCAGCGGGTGCGTGTCGTCTGCTATGTGACGGCGGTGGCGGTGGTGGTCGTGTTCACGCTGGTCGGGCTCGGCCTGTCCGGGCGGCTCAACGACGAGACGGACGCGGTCTTCCAGCTCGGCGACCAGATCGCGATGATCGGGCTCGGCGTGCTGGCGGCGGCCGGCGTGCTGCTGTTCACCCGGCCGCGGGTCGAGGCGGACGCGA
This genomic window from Catenuloplanes niger contains:
- a CDS encoding PH domain-containing protein, which codes for MSETEVVRLRPQRVRVVCYVTAVAVVVVFTLVGLGLSGRLNDETDAVFQLGDQIAMIGLGVLAAAGVLLFTRPRVEADAKGIRVRNLLGGYELPWDVVRRIRFDQHSPWAFLELADDESVAVLALQAADREYAVQGVRALRALHAKATTPA